Proteins encoded together in one uncultured Sphaerochaeta sp. window:
- a CDS encoding extracellular solute-binding protein — translation MKKLLFTLLVLLLAFSPLTAAGQEEKAGPPTLNVLFYSPELAEQYNDMVAAYKAETGVTLDITVLQTDYRSVLTSRLNSGDVPDIFMSSAYADNSTYKDYVYDLTDEAFIQELEPSALQGVTVDGRVLGYPFLVQSHSFIYNKQVFEENGITTLPRTLNEFEAVAKKLQANGVQPFATGFKEFWVLPQTAWQAIANVPVENYGGYENFVSMLNTGKLKFKDIPEMSQVFDLLDLIGEYGGPKPNESDFNDQTSALATGKVAMIHQGNWAEDSIRKTNPEVELGFLVGPTGNNAATAGLMFDSNQTIRIAKDGENLEESLAWLEWLTTSEYGRNWIPGQVKQLSPIKGAAAPDSQIAESTTAMLGEGVPGYPWFYQMFPTGTEQQLGAILQGYCAGLTDRTETLNALDAAYTKIAKAAF, via the coding sequence ATGAAAAAATTGTTGTTCACTCTCTTGGTCCTGCTTCTTGCTTTCTCCCCGCTCACTGCAGCAGGGCAGGAAGAAAAGGCCGGACCCCCGACTCTCAACGTTCTCTTCTACAGCCCGGAGCTGGCAGAGCAGTACAATGACATGGTAGCTGCGTATAAGGCAGAGACCGGTGTTACCCTGGATATCACGGTCCTTCAGACTGACTACCGTTCAGTGCTGACCAGTCGTTTGAATAGTGGCGATGTCCCCGATATCTTCATGAGTAGTGCCTATGCAGATAACTCAACATACAAGGACTATGTTTATGACCTGACCGATGAGGCGTTCATCCAGGAATTGGAACCATCCGCTCTCCAGGGTGTTACGGTTGATGGCAGGGTCCTTGGTTATCCATTCCTCGTGCAATCTCACTCCTTTATCTATAACAAACAGGTATTTGAGGAGAATGGGATTACCACACTCCCAAGGACGTTGAATGAGTTCGAGGCTGTTGCAAAGAAATTGCAGGCAAATGGTGTGCAGCCCTTTGCAACCGGCTTCAAGGAGTTCTGGGTTCTTCCCCAAACAGCATGGCAGGCCATTGCAAACGTTCCTGTTGAGAACTATGGCGGATATGAGAACTTTGTAAGCATGCTGAATACCGGCAAGCTCAAGTTCAAGGATATCCCCGAGATGAGTCAGGTTTTTGACCTTCTTGACCTCATTGGTGAGTATGGTGGCCCCAAGCCCAATGAATCAGACTTCAATGACCAGACCTCTGCCCTTGCCACCGGCAAGGTAGCTATGATTCACCAAGGTAACTGGGCTGAGGACTCAATTAGAAAGACCAATCCTGAAGTGGAACTTGGTTTCTTGGTTGGTCCTACTGGAAACAATGCAGCTACTGCTGGTCTTATGTTTGATTCCAACCAGACAATCCGTATTGCCAAGGATGGGGAGAATCTTGAGGAATCCCTTGCTTGGCTCGAGTGGCTTACCACGAGTGAGTATGGAAGAAACTGGATTCCTGGTCAGGTCAAGCAATTGTCCCCGATCAAGGGTGCAGCAGCTCCTGACTCCCAGATTGCTGAGTCCACAACAGCCATGCTGGGTGAAGGAGTTCCAGGATATCCCTGGTTCTACCAGATGTTCCCCACCGGAACCGAGCAACAGCTTGGTGCCATTCTCCAGGGATATTGTGCAGGTCTGACTGACCGTACGGAGACCTTGAATGCACTTGATGCTGCCTATACCAAAATTGCCAAGGCGGCTTTCTAG
- a CDS encoding sugar ABC transporter permease, with product MTPLKRKQLSRAMVFTGFTLPALVAILISVEIPFLMSVFSSFTKWNGLDRAQTFIGLENYKELILDDLDMWKAFGFTLRLTLGSVIVTNITALLLAVLLDSDLKGKNTLRAAYYVPNIISLIIIGYIWRFIFSAGFESFYQITGWEFFMFSWLGDVKLVYFSVLMVSVWHSLGFYLVVYIAGLQTVPRDLIEAAMIDGASAVGRFFRVTLPLIMPSITVSVFHSLSNGLKAFDVIFSLTNGGPGNSTTTIALDIYRTAFVINRFGYGTAKSVILFLIILILSLFQVRMFKQREVEV from the coding sequence ATGACACCATTGAAGCGAAAACAACTCTCCAGGGCAATGGTTTTTACCGGATTTACCCTGCCAGCCCTGGTTGCGATACTTATCTCTGTTGAGATTCCTTTTCTGATGAGCGTGTTCTCTTCCTTTACCAAATGGAATGGGTTGGATCGAGCTCAGACCTTCATTGGATTGGAGAACTACAAGGAATTAATACTTGATGACCTGGATATGTGGAAGGCCTTCGGGTTTACTCTCCGCCTGACACTTGGGTCGGTAATTGTAACCAATATCACAGCTCTTCTGCTTGCAGTCCTTCTGGATAGTGACCTCAAGGGAAAGAACACCTTGCGGGCTGCATACTACGTGCCGAATATCATCAGCCTGATCATCATCGGGTATATCTGGCGATTTATCTTCTCAGCTGGGTTTGAGTCTTTCTATCAGATCACTGGTTGGGAGTTTTTCATGTTCAGTTGGCTTGGGGATGTGAAGTTGGTTTATTTCAGCGTCCTGATGGTCTCTGTATGGCATTCTCTGGGCTTCTATCTGGTGGTCTATATAGCTGGGTTACAGACAGTTCCCCGCGATCTTATCGAGGCTGCCATGATCGATGGAGCTTCAGCGGTAGGCCGGTTTTTCAGGGTTACGTTGCCACTTATCATGCCTTCGATCACGGTGAGTGTTTTTCACTCACTCTCAAATGGCTTGAAAGCCTTCGATGTCATATTCAGCCTTACCAACGGTGGGCCAGGGAATTCGACGACCACTATTGCCTTGGATATCTACCGAACAGCATTCGTGATCAATCGCTTTGGGTATGGTACTGCCAAATCAGTCATACTATTCCTGATCATTCTTATCCTCTCTCTATTCCAGGTCAGGATGTTCAAGCAAAGGGAGGTTGAAGTATGA
- a CDS encoding carbohydrate ABC transporter permease, with the protein MKKRRSLASSLTTVVLSIIALGYLYPLFLVLINSFKTFSEITSNVLALPTRLVFENFTNAFRIMNYPQYFINTLIATVVGVCGVVLVSSLAGYRLSRTKTRYSFIIFMILIAPMMIPFHSFMISLVKVAKELHLIGSPLGLGVLYWGLGASLALFMYHGAVKSVPQELDDCAMIDGASPLRAFFQIIFPLLQPVTVSVVVINTMWMWNDFLLPLLVLSGSKKSLTLQLAAYNFFGLYKVDWNYAMAGVLLTILPAIIFYLSLQRYIIKGMVAGAVKT; encoded by the coding sequence ATGAAAAAGCGCAGGTCTCTCGCATCCTCTCTTACCACCGTGGTGCTCAGCATCATCGCATTGGGATATCTGTATCCCTTGTTCCTTGTTTTGATCAACTCATTCAAGACATTTAGTGAGATTACCAGCAATGTACTGGCTCTTCCCACCCGACTTGTATTTGAAAACTTCACCAATGCTTTTAGGATCATGAATTACCCTCAGTATTTTATAAATACGTTGATTGCAACAGTTGTAGGGGTGTGTGGAGTGGTGTTGGTGAGCTCTCTCGCGGGGTATCGTCTCAGCAGGACGAAAACACGCTACAGTTTTATCATATTCATGATTCTTATTGCCCCAATGATGATACCGTTTCACTCCTTCATGATCTCTCTGGTAAAAGTCGCCAAAGAACTCCACCTCATCGGCTCTCCCCTTGGCTTGGGTGTCTTGTATTGGGGACTTGGAGCCTCTCTTGCCTTGTTTATGTATCATGGAGCAGTTAAATCGGTGCCCCAGGAACTGGATGACTGTGCCATGATCGATGGTGCATCACCACTAAGGGCATTCTTTCAGATAATTTTTCCACTGTTACAGCCGGTTACGGTCTCGGTTGTTGTCATCAACACCATGTGGATGTGGAATGACTTCTTGCTTCCTTTGCTCGTGCTCAGTGGCTCGAAGAAATCACTGACATTGCAATTGGCTGCATACAACTTCTTTGGTCTCTACAAAGTCGATTGGAACTATGCGATGGCAGGAGTTCTCCTGACCATTCTTCCAGCCATTATTTTCTATCTGAGCTTGCAACGGTACATCATCAAGGGAATGGTGGCAGGCGCGGTCAAGACCTGA